acagagccctcaggtgaccaaaagccctgtccgcctcagctgtCCACTGCAGTCACACCGGttcccccttcagcagtgaggtaatgggagtcGCTACCTGAACAAAGCCCTGGATAAACCTCTGGTAGTAGTTGGCTACCTGACCAAAGccctggataaacctccggtagtagttggctgCCTGACCAAAGCCCTGGATAAACCTCTGGTAGTAGTTGGCTGCCTGACCAAAGccctggataaacctccggtagtagttggctaCCTGACCAAAGCCCTGGATAAAACTCTGGTAGTAGTTGGCTACCTGACCAAAGccctggataaacctccggtagtagttggctgCCTGACCAAAGCCCTGGATAAACCTCTGGTAGTAGTTGGCTACCTGACCAAAGCCCTGGATAAACCTCTGGTAGTAGTTGGCTACCTGACCAAAGCCCTGGATAAACCTCTGGTAGTAGTTGGCTACCTGACCAAAGCCCTGGATAAACCTCTGGTAGTAGTTGGCTACCTGACCAAAGCCCTGGATAAACCTCTGGTAGTAGTT
This region of Oncorhynchus keta strain PuntledgeMale-10-30-2019 unplaced genomic scaffold, Oket_V2 Un_contig_18627_pilon_pilon, whole genome shotgun sequence genomic DNA includes:
- the LOC127920203 gene encoding suprabasin-like isoform X1, with the protein product MNSPSLLLSYPLLPPLLFSPLLFTPSLLLFNPSFLLFSSSPLSSHLYSSAFPLQGRRWRVTAFPLQGRRWRVTAFSIANYYRRFIQGFGQVANYYRRFIQGFGQVANYYQRFIQGFGQVANYYRRFIQGFGQVANYYQRFIQGFGQVANYYQRFIQGFGQVANYYQRFIQGFGQVANYYQRFIQGFGQVANYYQRFIQGFGQAANYYRRFIQGFGQVANYYQSFIQGFGQAANYYQRFIQGFGQAANYYRRFIQGFGQVANYYQRFIQGFVQVATPITSLLKGEPV
- the LOC127920203 gene encoding suprabasin-like isoform X2 yields the protein MNSPSLLLSYPLLPPLLFSPLLFTPSLLLFNPSFLLFSSSPLSSHLYSSAFPLQGRRWRVTAFPLQGRRWRVTAFSIANYYRRFIQGFGQVANYYRRFIQGFGQVANYYQRFIQGFGQVANYYRRFIQGFGQVANYYQRFIQGFGQVANYYQRFIQGFGQVANYYQRFIQGFGQVANYYQRFIQGFGQVANYYQRFIQGFGQAANYYRRFIQGFGQAANYYQRFIQGFGQAANYYRRFIQGFGQVANYYQRFIQGFVQVATPITSLLKGEPV